The Nocardia arthritidis genome has a window encoding:
- a CDS encoding SCO6880 family protein produces MYGRWERPRSAGLFGFTWGVSMLGMGLVIVVMLGFMITRSLLVGGGLVVGAAIVFVPMAVTRNGRTGWETLVLRSQFLLARRRGEHIYRAGRFSMIPGASRLPGLLADSGMVEYETPGGRRFAMVHVGRTDHYTVVLRVKPRGKELVDQAQIDSWVEGYGAFLAAQGRDEVVAVTAVLEHVVETRLQQRREVERLVRPDAPEFARAVMAEAGASGGSGVRIEARIALTYRAIGEAKTRRDVAEQAKEVGQRLQGVLAHLHNAGLPATPMDAAEVIGMVRSRYDLAAQWDIEAAGEDIMSSQSWDKVGPVSHLDCWDHYVHDGGRSVTWEMDAAPRGTVLETALEELMRPRSDVPRKRVAIVYRLHSHGEAAQLVDSDYRDALASEQTERGIASAAASIRVANTQAARHEQARGAGLTRFGVLITVSDRLDADMPGIEVIVKTMSAASRLGVRRCYAYQAAAFAASLGIGLILPEHQSISRRMSA; encoded by the coding sequence ATGTACGGGCGGTGGGAGCGTCCCCGGTCGGCCGGACTGTTCGGCTTCACCTGGGGTGTGTCGATGCTCGGCATGGGCCTGGTAATCGTGGTGATGCTCGGCTTCATGATTACCCGATCTCTGCTGGTCGGCGGTGGGCTGGTCGTTGGCGCGGCGATCGTCTTCGTGCCTATGGCGGTCACCCGCAACGGTCGAACCGGTTGGGAGACTTTAGTTTTGCGATCACAGTTCTTGCTTGCACGTCGCCGGGGTGAGCACATCTACCGGGCTGGGCGATTCTCGATGATCCCTGGCGCATCCCGGCTGCCGGGACTGTTGGCCGACTCGGGGATGGTCGAGTACGAGACGCCGGGTGGTCGTCGATTCGCTATGGTCCACGTCGGCCGGACGGATCACTACACCGTGGTCCTGCGGGTGAAACCGCGGGGTAAGGAACTTGTCGATCAAGCCCAAATCGATTCGTGGGTCGAAGGATACGGCGCATTCCTCGCAGCCCAGGGACGCGATGAAGTTGTCGCGGTGACCGCGGTGCTCGAGCATGTGGTCGAAACCCGATTGCAACAGCGCCGGGAAGTCGAGAGATTGGTCCGGCCCGACGCACCGGAGTTCGCGCGAGCGGTGATGGCTGAGGCCGGAGCAAGCGGCGGATCCGGAGTCCGCATCGAAGCGCGTATCGCGTTGACCTACCGCGCAATCGGCGAAGCCAAGACGCGTCGCGATGTGGCCGAGCAAGCGAAAGAAGTGGGCCAACGATTGCAGGGCGTGCTCGCGCACTTGCACAATGCCGGACTACCAGCCACACCGATGGATGCCGCCGAAGTAATCGGAATGGTTCGCTCGCGCTACGACCTTGCCGCGCAATGGGATATCGAAGCGGCCGGTGAAGACATCATGTCCAGCCAAAGCTGGGACAAGGTAGGGCCGGTCTCACATCTCGATTGCTGGGATCACTATGTTCACGACGGTGGGCGTTCGGTGACCTGGGAGATGGATGCCGCACCGCGTGGCACCGTGTTGGAGACCGCTCTCGAGGAGCTGATGCGCCCTCGCTCCGACGTACCGCGCAAGCGGGTGGCGATCGTGTACCGGCTGCATTCTCACGGTGAGGCGGCGCAGTTGGTGGACTCGGACTATCGAGATGCGCTCGCATCCGAACAAACAGAACGCGGAATCGCTTCTGCCGCAGCATCAATCCGAGTAGCGAACACGCAAGCCGCACGCCACGAACAAGCCCGCGGTGCGGGTCTGACCCGATTCGGCGTGTTGATCACCGTGTCCGATCGGCTCGACGCCGACATGCCAGGCATCGAGGTGATCGTCAAAACGATGTCGGCTGCATCTCGGCTCGGCGTTCGACGCTGCTACGCATACCAGGCGGCGGCCTTCGCGGCCAGCTTGGGAATCGGGCTGATTCTGCCTGAGCACCAGTCCATCTCCCGGCGGATGTCGGCATGA
- a CDS encoding C40 family peptidase, with the protein MDKSKSIVAAVIAAPMLLFAVVIVIVVTVSGGSCGAAIPEGVSGSTGVEFDGFTESQLKLARDGVAIGKQRGEAENTIIAELAAQATESGFRNLANVNVPDSLPFPNDGIGADHDSVGPHQLRVLVWGAVGMAALMNPTYQINWFYDQAARLGPEARALDPANLAQAIEKSDPNAYAHSLDLARQLYGRFADVDVSTVLAGGDECRQVGYGAPTDGSFGAAVVAAAQSWIGTPYVWGGGDVNGPTAGAGGGIGFDCSGLSLFAVAKASGGRIVLAHYTQAQQDDTRGMVVPFEQRRPGDLIYFTQPGESDSHHVGIYMGNSTGVDLVINAPATGQDIKVEPLSDWSGERLDIRRFG; encoded by the coding sequence GTGGACAAATCGAAGTCTATTGTCGCTGCGGTTATTGCCGCGCCGATGCTGTTGTTCGCGGTCGTGATTGTGATCGTCGTGACGGTATCTGGAGGATCCTGTGGTGCAGCGATACCAGAAGGGGTGAGCGGCTCAACGGGAGTTGAGTTCGATGGATTCACTGAATCACAGCTGAAGCTCGCCCGTGACGGTGTGGCGATCGGAAAACAACGTGGTGAAGCAGAGAACACGATTATTGCCGAACTCGCTGCACAGGCAACCGAGTCCGGATTCAGAAACCTGGCGAATGTGAATGTGCCGGATTCCCTGCCCTTTCCGAACGACGGCATCGGAGCCGACCACGATAGTGTTGGGCCACACCAACTTCGAGTACTGGTATGGGGCGCGGTAGGCATGGCCGCGCTCATGAACCCTACCTATCAAATCAACTGGTTCTACGATCAGGCCGCACGACTGGGACCTGAAGCTCGCGCTCTGGACCCCGCCAATCTCGCGCAGGCAATCGAAAAGTCCGATCCAAATGCATACGCGCACAGCCTCGACCTGGCGCGGCAGTTGTACGGGCGATTCGCCGATGTTGACGTCAGCACCGTACTAGCCGGCGGCGACGAGTGCCGACAAGTTGGCTACGGGGCGCCCACGGACGGATCGTTTGGTGCCGCAGTAGTTGCTGCGGCTCAGTCCTGGATTGGTACCCCATACGTATGGGGAGGCGGCGACGTCAACGGGCCGACGGCAGGGGCGGGCGGAGGAATTGGCTTCGACTGCTCTGGCCTAAGTCTCTTCGCCGTAGCCAAAGCATCGGGCGGCCGAATCGTGTTGGCGCACTACACCCAAGCGCAGCAGGATGATACACGCGGAATGGTTGTCCCGTTCGAGCAAAGGCGCCCCGGCGATCTCATCTACTTTACCCAGCCAGGGGAGTCGGATTCTCATCATGTCGGAATCTATATGGGTAATTCAACCGGTGTTGATCTCGTCATCAACGCGCCCGCCACCGGGCAGGACATCAAAGTCGAGCCACTCTCCGACTGGAGCGGTGAGCGTCTAGATATCCGCCGGTTCGGTTGA
- a CDS encoding toprim domain-containing protein — MTGPSFELILEAFTKVSGPPKSVGAWMTFLCPVPTHEDRHASAAIKYDAQQEKTVVRCFAGCPDHLILDSLGLGVADLFDNHGHVRVSTRTDHVAARSDQAKPVVVKKESKLGEQTGRREVVATYSYLDSDGSLVGQVIRTRTPHEFGVAKGFYQRRFDPTTQRWQLGGFDPVLYRSPEVAAAIGAGQTIWICEGEKDVDRALDLGLTATCNAMGAGKFTSAHAFQLRGARRVVIVADRDVPGRAHANDVREMITPLVGEVLLVEARDGKDFSDHIDAGHGLGDFNLVSQLDPDYDLTNVVELLPSPDAHETAEVTARTMDGQAQRLLSKSMVRSQFTNPASRVRPGLVVGRDPGTCEGMEL, encoded by the coding sequence ATGACAGGTCCGTCATTCGAGCTAATCCTCGAAGCCTTCACGAAAGTTAGCGGGCCACCCAAGAGTGTCGGTGCGTGGATGACCTTCCTTTGTCCCGTCCCAACTCACGAAGACCGCCATGCCAGTGCGGCAATCAAATATGATGCGCAACAAGAGAAGACGGTAGTTCGCTGCTTCGCTGGATGTCCAGATCACCTCATTCTCGACAGCCTCGGATTAGGGGTAGCCGATCTGTTCGACAACCATGGGCACGTAAGGGTGAGCACCCGGACCGACCATGTTGCCGCGCGGTCGGATCAAGCCAAACCTGTTGTGGTCAAGAAGGAATCAAAACTTGGTGAACAGACAGGTCGGCGAGAAGTCGTTGCAACCTATAGTTATCTGGACTCGGACGGGAGCCTTGTCGGACAAGTAATACGAACCCGCACGCCTCACGAATTCGGTGTAGCGAAAGGCTTCTACCAGCGGCGCTTTGATCCAACGACTCAACGATGGCAGCTCGGCGGATTCGATCCGGTGCTCTATCGGTCCCCGGAGGTAGCAGCGGCCATCGGCGCCGGCCAGACCATCTGGATATGTGAAGGCGAAAAGGACGTAGACCGCGCCCTTGATCTCGGGTTAACCGCCACCTGTAACGCGATGGGGGCCGGAAAATTCACTTCAGCTCACGCCTTCCAGCTACGCGGCGCCCGGCGAGTCGTCATCGTCGCCGACCGCGACGTTCCAGGGCGTGCACACGCGAACGACGTCCGCGAGATGATCACGCCACTCGTCGGCGAGGTTCTGCTCGTCGAAGCCCGCGACGGCAAAGACTTCTCCGACCACATCGATGCGGGACACGGCCTCGGGGATTTCAACCTGGTCAGCCAACTCGATCCAGATTATGACCTGACGAACGTGGTCGAACTGCTTCCTTCTCCAGACGCCCATGAGACCGCTGAGGTCACAGCACGAACGATGGACGGCCAGGCCCAGCGGCTTCTTTCGAAATCCATGGTGCGAAGCCAATTTACGAACCCAGCGAGCAGGGTGCGCCCTGGCCTCGTGGTCGGTCGAGACCCCGGAACGTGCGAAGGAATGGAGCTGTGA